One window of Sinorhizobium fredii NGR234 genomic DNA carries:
- a CDS encoding ABC-three component system protein: MTPEEIFEDALVPNTRSVLVLGSFERRVTVYSQQVRALNLVDALLSQNVVRDDGKIAIIGGGAAGVTAAVALSKAAPNLKALDLFEARADILQLQKNSTRYLHPHFYDWPSIGSDEEDAGLPIMNWTAGPAGDVVRALWNQFDEACRTTRLSFYPNSTVTSLKPSSISTVRVVTTGTAISRIYDVVILAIGFGLEAFLDGDTDSYWKPSALAGAMLVQMQEPSIFISGNGDGGLVDFQMAAFNALDHRAICQLITNLDLGDALTELRTIEVEAWAPGANVNLMDAYRMRVKPLIPAPAWATVVEALRNNVRIRLHTNEAQLLRKTTALHNRLATFLIIEADRDIERNAITVTTGVGFTDGVVPATGPISLDGEAPFTPYRRFLRLGPDSAPNLAPFDALLATYPGRLLPKASATRPESPTLTASARARFARFAPAAAPAQLPEQAAVGPRILRIVLQRQGSNITWSGDLAPTDIDTLWRGNDGLSVYVDVAAADSDGLIAALARLGCHAASFHLYARDAQGWRTSMTSLCASRSLPGPDMGTRCIVNDWEDPPAVAQRATSPIADLTRIVSDRLDLETLSQLHGALYDVLGPPNVEIGWLIEARLKGQLWARWLNWHPVLQAESATRRRFMLLLVTEQDHDNITPELLVRVGPRSLRPFLTKPTIFGLTFAVCSEHAVSPIAVAPGNMAGGGLTGHACGVGWIQGRDLSAGFAAAQAWTTGVVLLAQLREAFRLAERDVRFDHAPGDQAKVGDVLLDQEPLVIPADELFVIALEAGEQSMQQHLRSVIQWRATTNRASLE, from the coding sequence GTGACACCCGAAGAGATTTTCGAAGATGCGTTGGTCCCTAACACAAGGAGCGTGCTCGTACTTGGGAGCTTCGAACGCAGAGTCACGGTCTACTCCCAGCAGGTACGTGCGCTCAATCTCGTCGATGCTTTACTCTCACAGAATGTAGTTCGTGACGACGGCAAAATCGCTATCATCGGCGGAGGTGCTGCAGGAGTAACCGCGGCCGTAGCCTTATCCAAGGCGGCCCCTAACCTGAAGGCGCTCGACCTATTCGAGGCGCGAGCGGACATTCTGCAGCTTCAGAAAAACAGCACGCGCTATCTTCACCCTCACTTTTATGACTGGCCAAGCATCGGCTCGGACGAAGAAGATGCAGGCTTGCCGATTATGAATTGGACGGCCGGCCCGGCGGGCGACGTTGTAAGGGCCCTTTGGAACCAATTTGACGAGGCATGCAGAACAACGAGATTGAGCTTTTATCCGAACTCGACCGTTACTTCGCTGAAGCCAAGCTCAATAAGCACAGTTCGCGTGGTAACGACTGGGACTGCTATTTCGAGAATATATGATGTCGTTATCCTAGCTATTGGCTTCGGACTTGAAGCGTTCTTAGACGGCGACACCGACTCATATTGGAAGCCCAGCGCGCTGGCAGGCGCCATGCTCGTGCAGATGCAAGAGCCCAGCATCTTCATTTCCGGCAACGGCGATGGTGGTCTCGTCGACTTTCAGATGGCGGCCTTCAATGCGCTTGATCACCGCGCGATATGCCAGCTCATCACAAATCTTGATCTTGGCGACGCATTGACGGAGCTCCGCACAATTGAGGTTGAGGCCTGGGCGCCGGGCGCGAACGTCAATCTCATGGATGCGTACCGGATGAGGGTAAAGCCCCTGATCCCAGCCCCAGCCTGGGCCACGGTCGTCGAAGCGCTGAGAAACAATGTACGCATTCGTTTACACACAAATGAGGCACAGCTCCTCCGCAAGACAACCGCTCTGCACAATCGTCTCGCAACTTTCCTCATAATCGAGGCCGACCGAGACATTGAACGCAATGCTATCACAGTCACGACCGGCGTTGGCTTCACGGATGGCGTGGTACCGGCGACCGGGCCCATCTCTCTCGATGGGGAAGCCCCCTTTACGCCATATCGGCGCTTCCTTCGACTTGGCCCCGACAGTGCCCCGAACCTCGCGCCATTCGATGCCCTGCTTGCCACGTATCCTGGACGACTTTTGCCAAAGGCTTCTGCCACTAGACCCGAATCTCCGACCCTAACCGCCTCTGCAAGAGCACGTTTCGCGCGTTTTGCGCCAGCCGCGGCGCCAGCGCAGCTTCCAGAACAGGCAGCGGTTGGGCCTCGGATCTTACGCATTGTCTTGCAGCGCCAGGGGAGCAACATAACTTGGTCAGGCGACCTGGCTCCTACCGACATTGACACGCTATGGCGCGGAAACGACGGCCTGTCCGTTTATGTAGATGTAGCGGCTGCCGATTCCGACGGTCTGATCGCGGCCCTAGCTCGCCTGGGATGTCACGCGGCCAGTTTTCATCTGTATGCCCGGGACGCTCAGGGATGGCGAACGTCCATGACATCGCTTTGTGCTAGCCGTTCGCTTCCCGGGCCCGATATGGGCACCCGCTGCATCGTCAATGACTGGGAAGACCCGCCTGCAGTGGCGCAACGGGCGACGTCTCCGATAGCCGATCTTACTCGCATTGTTTCCGATAGATTGGACTTAGAAACCCTAAGTCAACTTCATGGCGCACTGTATGATGTACTGGGTCCGCCGAACGTGGAAATCGGATGGCTGATCGAGGCACGCCTTAAAGGGCAGTTGTGGGCCCGGTGGTTAAATTGGCACCCCGTCCTGCAAGCCGAATCTGCAACGCGTCGGCGTTTCATGCTGCTGTTAGTCACAGAACAAGACCATGACAATATTACTCCGGAGTTGCTCGTCAGAGTCGGGCCACGCAGCCTACGGCCGTTTCTGACCAAGCCAACGATTTTCGGACTTACTTTTGCTGTCTGCTCAGAGCACGCAGTGAGCCCGATTGCTGTTGCTCCCGGCAACATGGCTGGGGGTGGATTGACCGGTCATGCTTGTGGCGTTGGTTGGATTCAGGGTCGCGATCTGTCCGCAGGATTTGCGGCAGCCCAAGCCTGGACAACCGGTGTGGTGCTGCTCGCGCAATTGAGAGAGGCATTTCGACTTGCCGAAAGAGATGTCAGGTTCGACCATGCACCTGGCGATCAAGCGAAAGTGGGTGACGTGCTGCTAGATCAAGAGCCGTTAGTTATCCCCGCGGACGAGCTTTTTGTTATCGCGCTAGAGGCGGGCGAGCAGAGTATGCAGCAGCACCTTCGATCGGTGATCCAATGGCGCGCCACCACCAATCGAGCTAGCTTGGAGTAG
- a CDS encoding ABC-three component system middle component 1, translated as MAQLAEVLTLLVEAAARMGATTGTVSEEFLGARFNSEVLSEAVGRAAVSRKENDLPTTITGVRIDDVPLLLGELLGPATRPAIEAQLRRYRNQATIARSWLGAEAPNLQLFLVAPPGSIHDGRWKQLAAEIEADDRTCRKLVWLFDHEPSEEDAEAFLSRTFVARPWPGAQQLVQLDAVATYALPNGWEEAADNPELDFDGLVAQFIELERLA; from the coding sequence ATGGCCCAACTCGCAGAAGTGCTTACTTTGTTGGTCGAAGCGGCTGCTCGTATGGGAGCCACGACAGGTACTGTTTCGGAGGAATTTCTTGGTGCCCGCTTCAATTCGGAAGTGTTGAGCGAGGCGGTAGGGCGAGCAGCAGTTTCTCGGAAGGAAAACGATTTGCCGACAACCATTACCGGCGTGCGCATCGATGATGTTCCTTTGCTGTTAGGCGAGCTTTTAGGTCCAGCCACAAGGCCGGCAATCGAGGCTCAGTTGCGTCGATACCGGAATCAAGCAACGATCGCCCGTTCCTGGCTAGGGGCAGAAGCCCCCAACCTTCAGCTGTTTCTTGTAGCGCCTCCCGGTAGCATTCATGACGGCCGTTGGAAGCAATTGGCAGCCGAAATTGAGGCCGACGATAGAACGTGTCGAAAGCTTGTCTGGCTCTTCGATCATGAACCCAGCGAAGAAGACGCTGAAGCATTTCTATCCCGCACCTTCGTAGCCCGTCCCTGGCCAGGCGCCCAACAACTGGTTCAACTCGATGCTGTCGCTACGTATGCTCTTCCAAATGGATGGGAGGAGGCAGCGGATAATCCTGAGCTCGACTTTGACGGGCTAGTCGCCCAATTCATTGAGCTGGAGCGTTTAGCATGA
- a CDS encoding AAA family ATPase: MSEIFLRSVELSNFRVYGDSYVFELPAEPGVTLITGANGLGKTSFFDGVEWALTGQVGRFSDIRTDSRRREADPLTRLGAPENSHRVALAFTDGEPIDRGCGFLPTEHEVAALLKQERWPAISNLHGYLSITHFLGQASTRRFSLREPKAQWEALKGPAGVDRINSLRERVSGQGARQAFTRAIRDRTLRLEKASEALQSWLSLIEERDRLARLSSSERSFPPQQVLEECERILAQLAPLLPAAQHEIAGRTEEPEAVLQRLGSLIGEVDEYNRAEEAKLKALEAIVAAYERSIAETAAKSALVKEMGARRSQLVDDLARAEATLNHAATAHGRSRQLSAQLMARSATLARVEAAVAQLQSASSAIAETERQLDLSKAEEGRAQRRRGDVQSEMDNAKALRTERSRASTQLSQAQKRAQISTALSQTRSEIARLTSLTSARDSEQLTARRSEIVNAQSLVKVEIDRLTTELRRHDERGRLLAEAIASIAHQLSHEDETCPICDSHFPPGRLKELADAQARAGTAPASVLAANLSHARSEQEALMRRQSEVDRALTELGQLSASLVVLQEQEAHLLQALVEAGGAVDVHYDGSGIDAARMVLASLDERIENGPSEVALDSLLAEVQAAMDAERARQGNLDRLRLNAISDAEAARSFLSQHPDLWAPDHGLLISLGEQLTAIRAESALIGEKVQNDQTNVEAARLRRDAIMEAIATEDASLSTSNRELDREAELRRDLLRQWNDAGQTGDPDSARVAQVSSRVAERSIRIGPIALAHAELIDSLRVWRNDQQLQDRERSIAATLANFGLSTIPQVTERFTRDIAVIQDELDLAQKARARMDDVGQKMQQRAEEFADEVLKPLNDTIQRFALPLMTWTDASIIYRAEHHATRSELKPAIVRTDSDGKVTQLEMNPNLFFSEGQLSALSVSALLAASTTFSWSRWRGLLLDDPLQHNDVIHASAFMDLIRQMVRELGYQVVLSTHDSTEAEFLVRKCKSAGIPFAIHELVPRGEEGLISEVA, translated from the coding sequence ATGAGCGAAATCTTCCTGCGCAGCGTCGAGTTGTCGAACTTCCGAGTTTACGGGGACAGTTATGTCTTTGAGTTGCCGGCGGAACCAGGAGTAACACTGATCACTGGTGCGAACGGACTAGGAAAAACCAGCTTCTTTGATGGCGTTGAATGGGCTCTTACGGGCCAGGTTGGTCGTTTCTCTGACATAAGGACCGACAGCCGGCGCCGCGAGGCTGATCCGCTCACGCGCCTAGGCGCCCCTGAGAATAGCCATAGAGTGGCCCTCGCATTCACAGATGGAGAGCCCATCGACCGCGGCTGTGGCTTTCTCCCAACTGAGCATGAAGTCGCGGCGCTACTCAAGCAGGAACGTTGGCCAGCGATCAGCAACTTGCATGGCTATCTCTCGATCACGCATTTTCTCGGTCAGGCCTCAACTCGCCGCTTCTCGCTACGCGAACCCAAGGCGCAGTGGGAGGCGCTCAAAGGCCCAGCGGGTGTTGATCGCATCAACAGTTTGCGGGAGCGCGTCAGCGGACAAGGAGCGCGTCAGGCATTCACGCGAGCGATTCGTGACCGAACGCTGCGGCTAGAAAAAGCTTCAGAGGCGTTGCAATCATGGCTGTCCTTGATCGAGGAACGGGACCGCCTCGCAAGACTTTCTAGTTCAGAACGGTCGTTCCCTCCACAACAGGTACTGGAGGAATGCGAGCGAATCCTCGCTCAACTGGCCCCACTGCTACCCGCCGCGCAGCATGAAATAGCTGGCCGCACCGAGGAGCCCGAAGCTGTCTTGCAGCGACTAGGAAGTCTCATTGGTGAAGTAGACGAGTACAATCGAGCCGAAGAGGCAAAGTTGAAGGCTCTTGAGGCAATCGTTGCAGCATATGAGCGATCGATTGCGGAGACGGCTGCCAAGTCCGCTCTCGTTAAGGAGATGGGCGCGAGGCGAAGCCAACTCGTCGATGATCTTGCAAGGGCTGAGGCAACGCTCAATCATGCGGCCACCGCGCATGGACGATCGAGGCAGTTGTCGGCGCAGTTAATGGCACGATCAGCCACGTTGGCGCGTGTTGAAGCTGCCGTAGCGCAACTCCAAAGTGCTTCATCAGCGATTGCAGAAACCGAGCGGCAGTTGGACCTCTCGAAAGCGGAAGAGGGGAGAGCACAACGTCGGCGGGGAGATGTTCAGTCAGAGATGGACAACGCAAAGGCGTTGCGGACGGAACGAAGCAGGGCCTCAACGCAGCTTTCCCAAGCTCAAAAGCGCGCCCAGATTTCGACTGCACTGTCGCAAACGCGCTCCGAGATTGCGCGTTTGACCTCACTGACTAGCGCTCGCGATAGCGAACAGCTCACGGCACGCAGATCAGAAATCGTCAATGCGCAGTCCTTGGTAAAGGTCGAGATTGACCGACTCACTACAGAGCTTCGCCGGCATGATGAGCGTGGACGGCTACTTGCAGAAGCTATTGCCTCAATCGCCCACCAGCTAAGCCACGAAGATGAGACCTGCCCAATCTGTGACAGCCACTTTCCCCCAGGTAGGCTAAAGGAATTGGCTGACGCGCAAGCGCGTGCTGGTACGGCGCCTGCATCGGTGCTTGCGGCCAACCTATCACATGCGCGATCTGAGCAGGAAGCGCTTATGCGTCGGCAGTCCGAGGTGGACCGCGCGCTAACAGAGCTAGGGCAGCTAAGTGCGAGTCTAGTTGTTCTGCAGGAGCAAGAGGCGCACCTTTTGCAGGCTCTCGTCGAAGCCGGTGGTGCAGTTGACGTTCATTATGATGGGAGCGGTATCGACGCCGCTAGAATGGTCCTAGCTTCACTCGACGAGCGCATCGAGAATGGTCCTTCAGAAGTCGCATTGGACAGTCTTCTGGCGGAGGTGCAGGCCGCGATGGACGCGGAGCGTGCACGACAGGGCAACCTTGATCGCCTGCGGTTAAATGCAATTTCAGACGCCGAGGCTGCCCGTTCCTTCCTGAGCCAACATCCCGACCTTTGGGCTCCTGATCATGGATTGCTAATATCACTTGGCGAGCAACTCACGGCGATTCGGGCGGAATCAGCGCTGATTGGCGAAAAAGTGCAGAATGATCAAACAAACGTTGAAGCTGCTCGCTTACGTCGCGACGCGATCATGGAGGCGATCGCAACCGAGGACGCTAGTTTGTCGACCTCAAATCGCGAGCTCGATAGGGAGGCCGAGCTGCGACGGGACCTGCTACGTCAATGGAACGACGCGGGACAAACAGGTGATCCTGATTCTGCAAGGGTTGCGCAGGTTTCGTCGCGGGTTGCAGAGCGATCAATTCGTATCGGGCCGATCGCTCTCGCCCATGCCGAGTTAATCGATAGTCTGAGGGTCTGGAGGAATGACCAGCAGCTTCAGGACCGTGAGCGTTCTATTGCAGCCACGTTGGCAAACTTTGGTCTGTCTACCATTCCACAAGTCACAGAACGTTTCACTAGAGACATTGCCGTCATCCAAGATGAGCTCGATCTCGCCCAAAAGGCCCGCGCTCGAATGGACGATGTGGGCCAAAAGATGCAGCAGCGCGCGGAAGAATTTGCCGATGAGGTCCTCAAGCCCCTGAATGATACGATACAGCGCTTTGCGCTACCCCTGATGACGTGGACGGATGCATCGATAATCTACCGAGCGGAGCATCATGCTACCCGCTCCGAACTTAAGCCTGCGATTGTCCGCACCGACTCAGATGGCAAAGTTACCCAACTGGAGATGAACCCAAATCTGTTTTTTAGCGAAGGGCAACTGTCGGCGCTTAGCGTTAGTGCGCTCCTCGCCGCCAGCACCACGTTTTCTTGGTCAAGATGGCGCGGACTGCTTCTTGATGATCCGCTTCAGCATAACGATGTCATCCACGCTAGTGCGTTCATGGACCTGATTCGGCAGATGGTCCGCGAACTAGGCTACCAGGTAGTCCTCTCCACCCACGATAGTACCGAAGCAGAGTTTCTTGTGCGAAAATGCAAGAGCGCGGGAATCCCCTTCGCAATTCACGAACTGGTACCACGTGGAGAGGAAGGCCTCATCTCGGAAGTCGCGTGA
- a CDS encoding NAD(P)H-dependent flavin oxidoreductase gives MPLPQILSGTTRLPVVGAPLFIVSHPRLTIAQCKAGVVGAFPSLNARPQAQLDEWLAEITEALADHDRKHPDRPAAPFAVNQIVHKSNTRLEQDLMLCVKYKVPIVISSLGAVPEVNAAIHSYGGIVLHDVINNRHANSAIRKGADGLIAVAAGAGGHAGTLSPFALIQEIRAWFDGPLLLSGAIATGDAILAAQAMGADMAYIGSPFIATHEARASDAYKEMIVDSNAADIVYSNYFTGIHGNYLKASIRAAGMDPDGLPEADPSKMDFGAAADGAKAWKDIWGCGQGIGAIREVSTVAHLVDRWESEYDAARARLGLALPSGLNAPKEFSTSRN, from the coding sequence ATGCCATTGCCGCAAATTCTGTCCGGAACGACGAGACTGCCGGTCGTCGGCGCACCGCTTTTCATCGTCTCGCATCCCCGGCTGACGATTGCACAATGCAAGGCCGGCGTCGTGGGCGCCTTCCCGTCGCTCAACGCCCGTCCGCAGGCGCAGCTTGACGAATGGCTCGCCGAGATCACCGAGGCTCTCGCCGACCACGACCGCAAGCACCCGGATCGGCCGGCAGCACCCTTTGCCGTCAACCAGATCGTCCACAAGTCGAACACCCGGCTCGAACAGGACCTGATGCTCTGCGTCAAATACAAGGTGCCGATCGTCATCTCCTCGCTCGGTGCGGTCCCGGAGGTCAACGCGGCGATCCACTCCTATGGCGGCATCGTACTGCACGACGTCATCAACAACCGCCATGCGAACTCGGCGATCCGCAAGGGTGCAGACGGGCTGATCGCGGTTGCCGCCGGCGCCGGCGGCCATGCCGGAACGCTATCGCCCTTCGCGCTCATCCAGGAAATCCGTGCCTGGTTCGACGGGCCGCTGCTGCTCTCTGGCGCGATCGCCACCGGCGACGCCATCCTCGCCGCGCAAGCGATGGGCGCCGACATGGCCTATATCGGCTCCCCCTTCATCGCCACCCACGAGGCCCGCGCCAGCGACGCCTACAAAGAGATGATCGTCGACAGCAACGCCGCCGACATCGTCTATTCCAACTATTTCACCGGCATTCACGGCAACTACCTGAAGGCCTCGATCCGCGCCGCCGGCATGGATCCGGACGGCCTGCCGGAGGCCGACCCGTCGAAGATGGATTTCGGAGCGGCCGCCGACGGGGCCAAGGCCTGGAAGGACATCTGGGGCTGCGGCCAGGGCATCGGCGCCATCCGCGAAGTCAGCACCGTCGCCCACCTGGTCGACCGGTGGGAGAGCGAATACGACGCCGCCCGCGCCCGCCTCGGGCTCGCTTTACCGTCCGGCCTCAACGCGCCGAAGGAATTTTCAACTTCTCGAAACTGA
- a CDS encoding biotin transporter BioY, protein MSGLETAIRNALERSERSNAEVRARIYQSARQALENGLKKQEIEDPDIIAKQRHRLEAVIHAIETEERAALKARVASPVVSLAEVKAKGDAAGSAPAGAAAAARQEPGFQAEARAASTADGGLGALGALRPERDGPMAAAQPVTDGEKTVGAARSGSIAPDLGVADKRPRKRRRGRLLSFFMVVATLAAAVGAGVWWVETNDLLKSPAERDTNVANPPAVVESEDFPGAAGLPTLGAQEGFSGDWIEVFTSADVSAVKPGTRASAEPFDDDGGERIRLTSAAGAKEGEVAIDIPADVLAKLSGKSSTLALSVQALPGKTTEFSVECDFAALGACGRHRFTAHDERVDMLFKMSFEDGRAPGSSGRLLINSDVSGAGNSLDLFAIRVLPGQ, encoded by the coding sequence GTGAGCGGACTCGAGACGGCGATCAGGAATGCACTGGAACGCTCGGAGCGGAGCAATGCGGAAGTCCGCGCGCGGATCTATCAGTCGGCCCGCCAGGCGTTGGAAAACGGCCTGAAGAAGCAGGAAATCGAGGACCCGGACATCATCGCCAAGCAGCGCCACCGGCTGGAGGCGGTCATTCACGCCATCGAAACGGAGGAGCGCGCGGCCTTGAAGGCGCGCGTCGCCTCCCCGGTCGTGAGCCTCGCGGAAGTGAAGGCCAAGGGCGATGCCGCCGGCTCGGCGCCTGCCGGCGCGGCCGCCGCGGCGCGGCAGGAGCCGGGCTTCCAGGCGGAGGCGCGGGCGGCGTCGACCGCGGACGGCGGTCTCGGGGCGCTTGGCGCCCTGCGCCCTGAGCGCGACGGCCCTATGGCTGCAGCACAGCCCGTGACCGATGGCGAAAAAACCGTCGGCGCGGCAAGGTCCGGCTCGATCGCGCCGGATCTGGGTGTTGCCGACAAGCGTCCCCGCAAGCGCCGGCGCGGTCGGCTTCTCTCTTTTTTCATGGTCGTCGCCACGCTTGCCGCGGCAGTGGGGGCCGGTGTCTGGTGGGTGGAGACCAACGATCTGTTGAAGTCGCCCGCCGAGCGCGACACTAATGTCGCCAATCCGCCGGCCGTCGTGGAGAGCGAGGACTTCCCCGGCGCAGCCGGGTTGCCGACGCTGGGTGCGCAGGAGGGTTTCTCCGGCGATTGGATCGAGGTTTTCACATCCGCGGATGTTTCGGCCGTCAAGCCCGGCACCCGTGCCAGCGCAGAGCCTTTCGATGACGATGGCGGTGAACGCATCCGCCTGACGTCGGCAGCGGGGGCGAAGGAAGGCGAGGTGGCGATCGACATTCCCGCCGATGTGCTTGCCAAGCTCTCGGGCAAGTCCTCGACGCTGGCGCTGAGCGTCCAGGCGCTTCCGGGCAAGACGACGGAGTTCTCCGTCGAGTGCGATTTCGCGGCGCTCGGCGCCTGCGGCCGGCATCGCTTCACCGCCCATGACGAGCGCGTCGACATGCTGTTCAAGATGAGCTTCGAAGATGGTCGGGCGCCGGGCAGTTCCGGGAGACTGCTGATCAACAGCGACGTCAGCGGCGCCGGCAACAGCCTGGATCTCTTCGCCATCCGCGTCCTGCCGGGACAATGA
- the ppk2 gene encoding polyphosphate kinase 2, whose protein sequence is MALEQSPTGGAPGSRAVELAIGGKTRVFDIDNPELPKWIDDDAFSSDDYPYEKKLSEEEYEETLTKLQIELVKVQFWMQATGKRVMAVFEGRDAAGKGGAIHATMAYMNPRSARVVALTKPTETERGQWYFQRYVSTFPTAGEFVLFDRSWYNRAGVEPVMGFCTPEQYEHFLKETPRFEKMIVNENIQLFKFWLNIGREMQLKRFHDRRHDPLKIWKLSPMDIAALPKWNDYTEKRDRMLKETHTDHAPWTVIRGNDKRRARINLIRHMLTKLDYDGKDKAAIGKVDDKIVGAGPGFLR, encoded by the coding sequence ATGGCCCTCGAACAGTCACCAACTGGCGGCGCGCCGGGAAGCCGGGCGGTCGAGCTTGCGATCGGCGGCAAGACCCGGGTGTTCGACATCGACAATCCGGAGCTGCCGAAATGGATCGACGACGACGCCTTTTCTTCCGATGACTATCCCTACGAGAAGAAGCTCAGCGAAGAGGAATACGAGGAAACGCTGACGAAGCTGCAGATCGAGCTCGTCAAGGTGCAGTTCTGGATGCAGGCGACCGGCAAGCGCGTGATGGCCGTCTTCGAGGGGCGCGATGCGGCCGGCAAGGGCGGCGCCATCCATGCGACGATGGCCTATATGAACCCCCGTTCCGCCCGCGTCGTGGCACTTACCAAGCCCACCGAGACCGAGCGCGGCCAGTGGTATTTCCAGCGCTATGTCTCGACCTTTCCGACGGCCGGCGAATTCGTTCTCTTCGACCGTTCCTGGTACAACCGCGCCGGCGTCGAGCCAGTGATGGGCTTCTGCACGCCGGAGCAATACGAGCATTTTCTCAAGGAGACGCCGCGCTTCGAAAAGATGATCGTCAACGAGAACATCCAGCTCTTCAAGTTCTGGCTCAATATCGGCCGGGAGATGCAATTGAAGCGGTTCCACGACCGTCGGCATGATCCGTTGAAGATCTGGAAACTGTCGCCGATGGACATCGCGGCGCTGCCCAAGTGGAACGACTACACCGAGAAGCGCGACCGGATGCTGAAGGAAACGCATACGGACCATGCACCCTGGACAGTCATCCGCGGCAATGACAAACGCCGCGCCCGGATCAACCTGATCCGTCACATGCTGACGAAGCTCGACTACGACGGTAAGGACAAGGCGGCGATCGGCAAGGTAGACGACAAGATCGTCGGCGCCGGACCCGGCTTTCTCAGGTGA
- the phoR gene encoding phosphate regulon sensor histidine kinase PhoR yields MENEGAKVFWQGLKPKLKAERWILGLSIVLAVLAALAGIHVLAVFAFWLVLAAALLKRSAPSAEPLPEAAPRIVEARTDALVPALNALDMPVLVIGADETVLFQNTAAEKAFGTIPPESYLSARVRSPGILDMVRETIATGKVNQIEHSERLPSDAVYVVRVAPADIGGETLGGRVFLLTYRDISQTRRIDRMRSDFVANASHELRTPLASLRGFIETLAGPARNDLKAQEKFFGIMHEQVTRMSRLVDDLLSLSRLELKSHIAPEDAVDLVPLLGHVRDSLQPLASDLDVTISLEVPEEPVFVQGDRDELIEVFENLIENACKYGQEGKKVDVRLTGSGGQAEVTVTDHGPGIPAEHVPRITERFYRVNVEASRSKKGTGLGLAIVKHILTRHRARLLIHSEVGKGTVFTVRF; encoded by the coding sequence TTGGAGAACGAGGGCGCGAAAGTGTTCTGGCAGGGCCTCAAGCCGAAGCTGAAGGCAGAGCGCTGGATCCTTGGCCTCTCCATCGTGCTTGCCGTCCTCGCCGCCCTCGCCGGTATCCATGTTCTGGCGGTGTTCGCCTTCTGGCTCGTTCTCGCGGCAGCCCTGCTCAAGCGAAGTGCCCCATCGGCAGAGCCGCTGCCGGAGGCGGCGCCGCGAATAGTGGAGGCGCGGACCGACGCACTGGTTCCCGCGCTGAATGCGCTCGATATGCCGGTGCTCGTCATTGGCGCGGACGAGACCGTGCTTTTCCAGAACACTGCCGCCGAGAAGGCCTTCGGCACAATTCCCCCGGAGAGCTACCTTTCGGCGCGCGTCCGCTCTCCCGGAATACTCGACATGGTGCGCGAGACCATTGCGACGGGTAAAGTCAACCAGATCGAGCATTCGGAACGCTTGCCTTCGGATGCGGTCTATGTCGTCCGCGTCGCCCCGGCGGATATCGGCGGCGAGACCCTTGGCGGGAGGGTCTTCCTGCTGACCTATCGCGACATCTCGCAGACCCGCCGCATCGACCGGATGCGATCCGACTTCGTTGCCAATGCCAGCCACGAACTGCGCACCCCGCTCGCTTCGCTGCGCGGCTTCATCGAGACACTGGCCGGGCCGGCCAGGAACGACTTGAAGGCGCAGGAGAAATTCTTCGGCATCATGCACGAACAGGTCACCCGCATGAGCCGCCTCGTCGACGATCTCCTGTCCCTGTCGCGCCTGGAACTGAAGTCGCACATCGCCCCGGAAGACGCAGTCGACCTGGTGCCGCTGCTCGGGCACGTGCGCGACAGCCTTCAGCCCTTGGCCAGCGATCTCGACGTGACCATCTCGCTCGAGGTGCCCGAGGAGCCGGTCTTCGTCCAGGGCGACCGCGACGAACTGATCGAGGTCTTCGAAAATCTCATCGAGAACGCCTGCAAATACGGCCAGGAAGGCAAGAAGGTCGACGTGCGGCTGACGGGCAGCGGCGGCCAGGCGGAGGTAACGGTCACCGACCATGGCCCCGGCATCCCGGCCGAGCATGTGCCGCGGATCACCGAGCGTTTCTACCGGGTCAATGTGGAGGCGAGTCGGTCAAAAAAGGGGACCGGCCTCGGCCTCGCCATCGTCAAGCACATCCTGACCCGTCACCGCGCCCGCCTGCTCATTCATTCCGAGGTCGGCAAGGGTACCGTCTTCACGGTCCGCTTCTGA